Sequence from the Microbacterium sp. 1.5R genome:
TGGTGGTCAACGCGCCGACCTCGAACATCGTCTCGGCCGCCGAGCTGACGGTCGGCCACATCCTCAGCCTCGCCCGTCGCATCCCCGCCGCACACGCATCGCTCGCGGCCGGTCAGTGGAAGCGCAGCTCGTTCACGGGAGCCGAGCTCTTCGAGAAGACGGTCGGCATCGTCGGCCTCGGACGCATCGGAGCTCTCGTCGCCGCGCGCCTCGCCGCGTTCGACATGCGCGTCGTCGCTTACGACCCCTACGTCACCTCGGCCCGCGCGCAGCAGCTCGGTGTCCAGCTCCTCTCGCTCGACGAGCTCGTCGCAGAGGCGGACTTCCTCACGATCCACATGCCGAAAACGCCGGAGACGACCGGCATGATCGGTGCCGAGCAGTTCACGGCCATGAAGCCCACGGCCTTCGTCGTCAACGTCGCCCGCGGTGGCCTCATCGACGAGGAAGCGCTGCACGCGGCCCTCGTCGCCGGTGAGATCGCGGGTGCGGGTCTCGACGTCTTCACCTCCGAGCCCCCGGCCGAGGGCGGCACTGCTCGTCCGCTGCTCGACCTCCCGAACGTCGTCGTCACCCCGCACCTGGGTGCCAGCACCGAGGAGGCGCAGGAGAAGGCCGGCGTCTCGGTCGCGCGTTCCGTGCGCCTCGCGCTCGGCGGCGACCTCGTTCCCGATGCGGTCAACGTGGCCGGGGGAGTCATCGACCCGTATGTGCGCCCCGGCATCTCGCTCGTCGAGAAGCTCGGCCAGATCTTCGCGGCTCTCGCGACCTCGCCTCTCACGAGCCTCGATGTCGAGGTCCACGGCGAGCTGAACGACTACGACGTGAGCGTGCTGAAGCTCGCCGCGCTCAAAGGCGTCTTCACGAACATCGTCAGCGAGACCGTGTCGTACGTCAACGCACCGCTGCTCGCCGATCAGCGCGGTATCGCGGTCCGTCTGCTCAAGGACGACGTGAGCGACGAGTACCGCAACGTCATCACTCTGGCCGGAGCGCTCTCGGACGGTACGCAACTGTCGGTGTCGGGCACCCTCACCGGTCCCAAGCAGGCAGAGAAGCTGGTCGCCATCAATGACCACGCCCTCGAGCTGCCGATCGAGAAGCACCACGTCGTGATGCTCTACACCGACCGTCCCGGCATCGTCGCGGTCTACGGTCAGAAGTTCGGCGAGGCCGGCATCAACATCGCAGGCATGCAGATCTCGCGCCTGGGGGCGGGCGATCAGGCGCTCAGCGTTCTCACCCTCGACTCGCCGGTCTCGGACGATCTGCTCGACGACCTGCGCAACGAGATCGACGCAGACCTGTTCCGTCAGATCGAGATCACCGAGGTCTGATCGCAGGGGAGACTCCGACAGAGCGGGAGGAGCGGCCGGGAGGTCGCTCCTCCCGCTCTGTCGTTCCCGGCCTCAGGGAGCGGTGGCGCGCAACACGAGCGCGATCAGGTCGGACAGCTCGTCACTTCTCGGCACCAGGCGTTCGGGACCGTGCACATCGAGCGAGTTGTTGAAATACAGACCGTCGCTGAGCAGCATCACGAGATCGAGGCTCGCGGCATCCCGCACATGAGGACGGATCGTGTCCTCCCAGCGGTCGCGGTTGCGTCGCAGCGCGTCGGCAGCGGGTGCCGAGCCGCCTTGGGCCAGGCGGGTGGCGGCAATGAGGACGCGGTCCAGCGCGTCGTCCTCCATCACGGAGGTGCGCACGTAGTACGCGACGGGGCCCTCTTCGGCCGAGGTCATCCGCTCGAGATCCAGAGTGGTGAGCGCATCGAGGCGCTCGATGAGGCCCGCTGCCAGCTCGTCCTTCGAGCCGAAGTGATAGAGGAGGCCGCCCTTCGACACGCCGGCGGCCTTCGCTGTCGCATCCAACGTGGCCGCCCGCTCACCGTCTTCGATGACGATCGATTCGAAGGCGTCCAGGACGCGTTCGCGGGCGAGGGGAGGTCGGGGCATCGGGGATCCTCTGTTCGTCTCGATTCACAGTAGCGCGGCCGTATGACGATTCTGTTACTATACCATCTGGACGGTTTAGTAACGATGCCGTCGTGATCCTGAGAGGTGTTCCATGACCCGTACTGCGTCGATCCCGACGACAGAGACGGATGCTCCCCGCGTCGGCGCCCGTGGCTGGGCGGCACTCGTCGTGCTCATGCTGCCGGTGCTCCTGGTGTCGGTGGACAACACGGTGCTGAGCTTCGCGCTGCCCGAGATCTCCATCGCGCTCGCGCCCACCGGAGCGGAGCAGCTGTGGATCATCGATGTGTATCCGCTCGTGCTCGCCGGGCTGCTCGTGACCATGGGCACACTCGGAGACCGCTTCGGGCGTCGTCGGATGCTGCTGATCGGCGCGACCGGCTTCGCGGCCGTGTCGGCACTCGCTGCGTTCGCCCCCACGGCAGGTCTTCTCATCGCCGCGCGAGCGCTGCTCGGCTTCTTCGGTGCGATGCTGATGCCGTCGACCCTCTCGCTGCTGCGCTCGATCTTCACGAACCGCGATCAGCGGCGCCTCGCCATCGCGGTCTGGGCGTCGGCGTTCTCCGCGGGCTCGGCCCTCGGCCCGATCGTCGGCGGCTTCCTGCTCGAGCACTTCGACTGGGGCTCGGTCTTCCTGATCGCCGTGCCCGTGCTGATCCCGCTCCTCATCGCGGCGCCGCTGCTCGTTCCCGAAAGCCGCGACCCGCACCCCGGACGCATCGACATCGTCAGCATCATGCTCTCGATGGCAGCGATGATCCCGGTCGTCTACGCGATCAAGTCGCTCGCCGTCGACGGCCCCAGCCTCACTGCGGGGGCGTGGGCGCTGCTCGGCATCGTGATGGGGTATCTCTTCGTGCGGCGTCAGCTCGCTGCCGAGGTCCCGATGCTCGACATGCAGCTGTTCCGCCGGGGCTCGTTCTCGGGGGCGATCCTCGTGAACCTCCTGAGCGTCGTGGCGCTCGTGGGCTTCCTCTACTTCGTGTCGCAGCACCTGCAGCTCGTCCTCGGTCTCTCGCCGATGACGGCCGGCGCAGCGCTCGTGCCCGGAATGGCCGCGATGATCGTCGCCGGCCTCTCGGTCGTGCCGATCTCACGGCGAGTGCCACCGCACGTGCTCGTGCCCGCCGGTCTCGCGTTCTCTGTCGCCGGCTACCTCCTGGTCGCGTTCACGACGGCGGATCACGGCGTCGCTCCGCTGATCATCGCCTTCGTGGTGCTGGGCATCGGCATCGGGGCGGCGGAGACGATCTCGAATGAGCTGATCCTGTCCAGTGCTCCGGCCGAGAAGGCGGGCGCGGCCAGCGCCGTCTCCGAGACCGCCTACGAGCTGGGAGCGGTGCTCGGCACCGCCGTCCTCGGCGGCCTGATCACCGCGTTCTACCGCGGGGCGCTGGTGATTCCCTCCGGCATCCCAGCGGAGGCGGCGCACGCCGCGACGGAGACGCTGGCCGGCGCCTACACTGCCGCGAAGGATCTCCCCGCGCAGCTCGGAGACGCGTTGTGGGATGCGGCTGCCGCCGCCTTCGGATCGGGTGTCCTGGTGACCTCGCTGATCGGCGCGGGCCTGGTGATCGTGGCCGGGGTGATCGCCGCCGTCACACTGCGCAAGGCGCCCTCGCACTGACCAGTACGCTGGGAGGACCGGCCCGCTCGGCATGCATCCGAGCGTCGGCCGGTCCATCCCGATGCAAGGAGTGTCATGTCGCGTGTCGTGAAGCTGGCCGTCATCCCCGGTGACGGAATCGGCCCAGAGGTCGTCGCCGAGGCCGAGAAGGTCCTCGACGCGGTCACCGCATCGAGCGATGTGACGTTCGACAAGACGCGCTTCTCGCTCGGCGCCGCCCGTTTCCTCGAGACGGGCGACACTCTCACCGACGATGATCTGCAGTCGATCTCCGAACACGACGCGATCCTGCTCGGCGCGGTCGGCGGCACGCCAGGAGACCCGCGCCTGAAGGACGCGAACATCGAGCGCGGCCTGCTGCTGAAACTCCGCTTCACGCTGGATCATTACGTCAATCTGCGTCCGTCCAAGCTCTTCGCCGGTGCCTCGGGTCCGCTCGCGAACCCCGGCGAGATCGACTTCGTCGTCGTCCGCGAGGGCACTGAGGGGCCGTACGTCGGCAACGGCGGCGCGATCCGCAAGGGCACACCGCACGAGGTCGCCAACGAGACGTCCGTGAACACGGCATTCGGTGTCGAGCGGGTCGTGCGATACGCGTTCGATCTCGCCGAACGTCGCAGCAAGAAGATCACCCTCGTGCATAAGACGAACGTGCTCGTGCACGCCGGCGCCATCTGGCAGCGCGTCGTCGACGAGGTCGCGTCCGAGCATCCCGACGTGTCCGTCGACTACCTGCACGTCGATGCCGCGACGATCTTCCTCGTCACCGATCCCTCGCGCTTCGACGTGATCGTCACCGACAACCTCTTCGGCGACATCCTCACCGATCTCGCAGGCGCTGTCACCGGCGGCATCGGACTCGCCGCATCGGGCAACATCAACCCCGACGGCACCTTCCCGTCGATGTTCGAGCCGGTGCACGGCTCGGCTCCCGACATCGCGGGGCAGCAGAAGGCCGACCCCACCGCGGCGATCCTGTCGGTCGCGCTGCTGCTCGACCACCTCGGACTCGGAGCGGAGGCCGCTCGAGTGAGTGCCGCCGTCGAATCCGACATCGCGACCCGTACGGGTGCGCGCACGACCGCGGAGATCGGCTCCGCGATCGCTGCTCTGCTCTGACCGACAGGCGTAGGCTGAGACGGCGCGAGGATGCGCGCCGCATGAGGAATGGATGACGAGATGACGACCATCGACGCCGAGACCACCGTGGCTCCGCTGGAGTTCGCTGTGACCAAGAACCTGACCGCCGCGACGCCCGGTCGGGTCGCCGAGGTTCACGAGAACCCGGGGTTCGGTGTCGTGTTCACCGACCACATGGTCGACATCTGCTGGTCCGTCAAGGGCGGATGGCACCGACCGCGCGTGCAGCCCTACGGACCCATCCCGCTCGACCCGGCCGCGTCCGTGCTGCACTACGCCCAGGAGATCTTCGAGGGCATCAAGGCCTATCGTCACGCCGACGGCTCGATCCACACGTTCCGCCCCGACCGCAACGCGGCACGACTGCAGGCCAGCGCGCGTCGACTCGCGCTCCCGGAGCTGCCCACCGAGTACTTCATCCAGTCGCTGCGCGAGATCATCGCGGTCGACGGTCGCTGGGTTCCCTCAGGTGCCGACCAGAGCCTGTACCTGCGTCCGTTCATGTTCGCCAAGGAGGCCTTCCTCGGTGTTCGCGCGGCTCAGAAGGTCGCGTACTACGTGATCGCCAGCCCAGCCGGAGCGTACTTCACCGGGGGAGTGAAGCCCGTGCGGATCTGGCTCTCCGAGGACTACGCCCGTGCCGGCAAGGGCGGCACCGGCAAGGCGAAGACCGGCGGCAACTACGCCTCGAGCCTGCTCGCGCAGAGTGAGGCGAGCGCGAAGGGCTGCGACCAGGTCGTGTTCCTCAACGAGCAGCGCAACGTCGAGGAGCTCGGCGGCATGAACGTCGTGTTCGTCTTCAAAGACGGCCGCGTCGTGACGCCCGAGTCCGACAGCATCCTCGAGGGGATCACACGCGATTCGCTGCTGCAGCTCGCCGAAGACCGCGGCTACGCGGTCGAGAAGCGTCCGATCTCCATCGACGAGTGGCGCGAGGGTGTGGCCTCAGGCGATATCGTCGAGGTCTTCGCCTGCGGCACCGCCGCCGTCGTGACTCCCATCGGTGCTCTCGTCGGCGAGGGCTTCGATGAGCCGCAGCCGCTCGGCGAACTGGCCCTGTCGCTGCGCGAAGAGCTCACCGACATCCAGTACGGCCGCCGTGAGGACAAGCACGGCTGGCTTCTGCGGCTCGACGTCTGAGCCTTCGTACTCTCGAGACCCCGCTGCGCTTCCGTGCAGCGGGGTCTCGTCGTGCAGCACGCTGGATAGGCTGGTGGCATGAAGATCGCCCGATTCAGCCATGACGACGCCATCCTCTTCGGGATCGTCGATGACACCGACCTCGTCGTCCTCTCGGGCGATCCGCTCTTCGCGGGCTACGAGCCCACGGGTGACCGGGTGCCGATCGCAGACGCGGTGATCCTCGCTCCGGTGATCCCGCGCTCCAAGATCGTCTGCGTCGGCAAGAACTACCACGATCACGCCGCCGAGATGGGGGGAGTCGCCCCCGAGGAGCCGCTGCTGTTCCTCAAGCCCAACACCGCCGTCATCGGCCCGGGAGACGCCATCGTGCGCCCCTCGATCTCGGAGCAGACAGAGTACGAGGGTGAGCTCGCTGTCGTGATCGGTAGGGTCGCGAAGAACGTGAAGGCCGCGGATGCCCTCGATCACGTGCTCGGCTACACGATCGCCAACGACGTCACCGCGCGTGACCTCCAGCGCAAGGACGGTCAGTGGGCTCGGGCGAAGGGCTTCGACACCTTCTGCCCTCTCGGCCCGACCATCAGCACCGACTTCGACCCCTCGGTCGCGACGATCGAGACCCGCATCAACGGCGAGGTGCGGCAGAAGGCCCCGCTCACCGACATGATCCACTCGGTCGAGGCGATCATCGAGCATGCCTCGGCGGCCTTCACGCTGCTCCCCGGCGACGTCATCCTCACGGGTACGCCGGCAGGTGTGGGGGAGTTCGTCGCCGGGGACACCGTCGAGGTCGAGATCACCGGACTGGGTATCCTGCGCAACACCGTGCGCGACGCCGTGCGCGCGTCATGACCGTCGTCGCCCTCACGGCTGCTCAGCAGGCGGCGGTGCAGCGGCGAACCGTGCTGGTTCTCTCCACAGGGCAGGTGCTGGGCGGGATCGCCTTCGGGGCGACGGTGTCTCTCGGCGCTCTGCTCGCGGCCGACATCTCGGGCAGCGACGCCCTCTCGGGGCTCGCGACGGCGTCGGTCACCCTCGGGGCCGCGCTGTGCGCCATCCCGCTCGCGCGCCTGGCTGCCAAGATGGGCCGACGCCGAGCCCTCACCTTGGGAAATCTTTTCGCACTCGTCGGCATCGCGGTGGTGATCCTCGCGGCGTCGTTGCGGGTGTTCCCGCTGCTGCTCGTCGGCATCCTGATGATCGGCGCCGGCAATGCGGGCAATCTGCAGTCGCGGTTCGCCGCGACCGACCTCGCCGCACCACGGCATCGCGGAAGGGATCTCTCGATCGTGGTCTGGGCGACCACCATCGGCGGTGTCGCTGGGCCGTTGCTGCTGGGGCCGGGGGAGATCGTCGGGGCGGCGATCGGCATGCCGCCACAGACCGGTTCCTACGCCTTCTCGTTCGTCGCTCAGTGCGTCGCGCTCGTCCTGTACCTCGTGGCGCTCCGGCCCGACCCGCTTCTGGCAGCGCAGCGGCTCGCCTCGGCGGCCGCGAAGGCGACGGGCGCCGTCGTCGCTGACCGACCTGTGGTCGCGCGCTACGCGATGTTCGCGGTGGCCGGTTCGCACGTGGTGATGGCCTCCGTCATGGCGATGACCCCGGTCCACCTCGCCCATATGGCGCACGGTGCACACGGCATGGCGCCCACCCCGGCCGATGTCTCGGCTCT
This genomic interval carries:
- the serA gene encoding phosphoglycerate dehydrogenase, producing the protein MPKPVVLIAEVLSPATIEALGPDFDVRNVDGTDREALFASLADADAVLIRSATHIDEEALTHAPKLKVVARAGVGLDNVNIKAATAAGVMVVNAPTSNIVSAAELTVGHILSLARRIPAAHASLAAGQWKRSSFTGAELFEKTVGIVGLGRIGALVAARLAAFDMRVVAYDPYVTSARAQQLGVQLLSLDELVAEADFLTIHMPKTPETTGMIGAEQFTAMKPTAFVVNVARGGLIDEEALHAALVAGEIAGAGLDVFTSEPPAEGGTARPLLDLPNVVVTPHLGASTEEAQEKAGVSVARSVRLALGGDLVPDAVNVAGGVIDPYVRPGISLVEKLGQIFAALATSPLTSLDVEVHGELNDYDVSVLKLAALKGVFTNIVSETVSYVNAPLLADQRGIAVRLLKDDVSDEYRNVITLAGALSDGTQLSVSGTLTGPKQAEKLVAINDHALELPIEKHHVVMLYTDRPGIVAVYGQKFGEAGINIAGMQISRLGAGDQALSVLTLDSPVSDDLLDDLRNEIDADLFRQIEITEV
- a CDS encoding TetR/AcrR family transcriptional regulator → MPRPPLARERVLDAFESIVIEDGERAATLDATAKAAGVSKGGLLYHFGSKDELAAGLIERLDALTTLDLERMTSAEEGPVAYYVRTSVMEDDALDRVLIAATRLAQGGSAPAADALRRNRDRWEDTIRPHVRDAASLDLVMLLSDGLYFNNSLDVHGPERLVPRSDELSDLIALVLRATAP
- a CDS encoding MFS transporter encodes the protein MTRTASIPTTETDAPRVGARGWAALVVLMLPVLLVSVDNTVLSFALPEISIALAPTGAEQLWIIDVYPLVLAGLLVTMGTLGDRFGRRRMLLIGATGFAAVSALAAFAPTAGLLIAARALLGFFGAMLMPSTLSLLRSIFTNRDQRRLAIAVWASAFSAGSALGPIVGGFLLEHFDWGSVFLIAVPVLIPLLIAAPLLVPESRDPHPGRIDIVSIMLSMAAMIPVVYAIKSLAVDGPSLTAGAWALLGIVMGYLFVRRQLAAEVPMLDMQLFRRGSFSGAILVNLLSVVALVGFLYFVSQHLQLVLGLSPMTAGAALVPGMAAMIVAGLSVVPISRRVPPHVLVPAGLAFSVAGYLLVAFTTADHGVAPLIIAFVVLGIGIGAAETISNELILSSAPAEKAGAASAVSETAYELGAVLGTAVLGGLITAFYRGALVIPSGIPAEAAHAATETLAGAYTAAKDLPAQLGDALWDAAAAAFGSGVLVTSLIGAGLVIVAGVIAAVTLRKAPSH
- a CDS encoding 3-isopropylmalate dehydrogenase; translated protein: MSRVVKLAVIPGDGIGPEVVAEAEKVLDAVTASSDVTFDKTRFSLGAARFLETGDTLTDDDLQSISEHDAILLGAVGGTPGDPRLKDANIERGLLLKLRFTLDHYVNLRPSKLFAGASGPLANPGEIDFVVVREGTEGPYVGNGGAIRKGTPHEVANETSVNTAFGVERVVRYAFDLAERRSKKITLVHKTNVLVHAGAIWQRVVDEVASEHPDVSVDYLHVDAATIFLVTDPSRFDVIVTDNLFGDILTDLAGAVTGGIGLAASGNINPDGTFPSMFEPVHGSAPDIAGQQKADPTAAILSVALLLDHLGLGAEAARVSAAVESDIATRTGARTTAEIGSAIAALL
- a CDS encoding branched-chain amino acid aminotransferase; the encoded protein is MTTIDAETTVAPLEFAVTKNLTAATPGRVAEVHENPGFGVVFTDHMVDICWSVKGGWHRPRVQPYGPIPLDPAASVLHYAQEIFEGIKAYRHADGSIHTFRPDRNAARLQASARRLALPELPTEYFIQSLREIIAVDGRWVPSGADQSLYLRPFMFAKEAFLGVRAAQKVAYYVIASPAGAYFTGGVKPVRIWLSEDYARAGKGGTGKAKTGGNYASSLLAQSEASAKGCDQVVFLNEQRNVEELGGMNVVFVFKDGRVVTPESDSILEGITRDSLLQLAEDRGYAVEKRPISIDEWREGVASGDIVEVFACGTAAVVTPIGALVGEGFDEPQPLGELALSLREELTDIQYGRREDKHGWLLRLDV
- a CDS encoding fumarylacetoacetate hydrolase family protein, which encodes MKIARFSHDDAILFGIVDDTDLVVLSGDPLFAGYEPTGDRVPIADAVILAPVIPRSKIVCVGKNYHDHAAEMGGVAPEEPLLFLKPNTAVIGPGDAIVRPSISEQTEYEGELAVVIGRVAKNVKAADALDHVLGYTIANDVTARDLQRKDGQWARAKGFDTFCPLGPTISTDFDPSVATIETRINGEVRQKAPLTDMIHSVEAIIEHASAAFTLLPGDVILTGTPAGVGEFVAGDTVEVEITGLGILRNTVRDAVRAS
- a CDS encoding MFS transporter codes for the protein MTVVALTAAQQAAVQRRTVLVLSTGQVLGGIAFGATVSLGALLAADISGSDALSGLATASVTLGAALCAIPLARLAAKMGRRRALTLGNLFALVGIAVVILAASLRVFPLLLVGILMIGAGNAGNLQSRFAATDLAAPRHRGRDLSIVVWATTIGGVAGPLLLGPGEIVGAAIGMPPQTGSYAFSFVAQCVALVLYLVALRPDPLLAAQRLASAAAKATGAVVADRPVVARYAMFAVAGSHVVMASVMAMTPVHLAHMAHGAHGMAPTPADVSALVGITIALHVGGMYALSPVFGILADRWGRLRVVLLGQILLGGALAFAVFANDREWGVIVALILLGLGWSAATVAGAALLTESSAPEIRTRRQGRSDSLMSLSAAAGAVLAGVVLANFQYAGLGIAASVIVIAIVALSPLGRSRG